Proteins encoded by one window of Ictidomys tridecemlineatus isolate mIctTri1 chromosome 7, mIctTri1.hap1, whole genome shotgun sequence:
- the Msc gene encoding musculin translates to MSTGSVSDPEEMELRGLQRGYPVPASKRPPLRGAERSYASPSDNSSAEEEDPDCEEEQCSLSSASDSGGCKRKRPRVAGSGGTGGSAGGCGKKPLPAKGSAAECKQSQRNAANARERARMRVLSKAFSRLKTSLPWVPPDTKLSKLDTLRLASSYIAHLRQLLQEDRYENGYVHPVNLTWPFVVSGRPDSDTKEVSAASRLCGTTA, encoded by the exons ATGTCCACTGGCTCGGTGAGTGACCCCGAAGAGATGGAGCTGCGGGGGCTACAGCGGGGGTACCCGGTCCCCGCCTCCAAAAGGCCGCCTCTCCGTGGCGCCGAGCGCAGTTACGCCTCTCCCAGTGACAATTCGTCTGCCGAGGAGGAGGACCCCGACTGCGAGGAGGAGCAGTGCTCTCTGAGCTCAGcaagcgactcaggaggctgcaaGAGAAAGAGGCCCCGGGTGGCTGGGAGTGGCGGCACAGGTGGCAGTGCAGGCGGCTGTGGCAAAAAGCCACTCCCGGCCAAGGGATCGGCCGCAGAGTGCAAGCAGTCGCAGCGGAACGCAGCCAACGCCCGAGAGCGCGCTCGGATGCGTGTGCTGAGCAAAGCCTTCTCCAGGCTGAAGACTAGCCTGCCCTGGGTACCCCCTGACACCAAGCTCTCCAAACTGGACACCCTGCGACTCGCTTCCAGTTACATCGCACACCTGCGGCAGTTGCTGCAGGAAGATCGCTATGAAAACGGCTACGTGCACCCGGTGAACCTG aCGTGGCCATTCGTGGTCTCGGGACGACCTGACTCTGACACGAAAGAAGTTTCCGCAGCCAGCAGATTATGTGGAACCACTGCTTAG